In the genome of Streptomyces pactum, one region contains:
- a CDS encoding VOC family protein, producing the protein MDILGTSLRVCVDDLDKAVAVYERLTGAEAVRFQRGGVSVAAVGCFFLMSGPEAELSILRKITATLAVRDVDEAVTDLTAVGADIIAGPLPTPIGRNLVARHPDGSVFEYVDRRSA; encoded by the coding sequence CGTCGATGACCTGGACAAGGCGGTCGCGGTCTACGAACGGTTGACCGGGGCCGAGGCGGTCCGCTTCCAGCGCGGTGGCGTCTCGGTCGCGGCGGTCGGCTGCTTCTTCCTGATGAGCGGTCCGGAGGCGGAGCTGTCGATCCTCCGGAAGATCACCGCGACGCTCGCGGTACGGGACGTGGACGAGGCGGTCACCGATCTGACGGCGGTGGGCGCGGACATCATCGCCGGCCCGCTCCCCACACCGATCGGGCGCAACCTGGTGGCCCGTCACCCGGACGGCTCGGTCTTCGAGTACGTCGACCGTCGCTCCGCCTGA